A genome region from Chengkuizengella sp. SCS-71B includes the following:
- the spoIIM gene encoding stage II sporulation protein M, producing MNMQYYLKEHLSLYIFVSVLFLMGIIFGALMVNALSFEQTEDMSSYLGSFFKMINQETDLSSKQLLQETFGLHLKWMLLIWVLGLSVIGLPFILILDFLKGVLIGFTTGYIVGELSWDGFLFALVSIAPQNLIIVPVIIIASVSGISFSIYLIKNRFLQKRGNMSKPFMTYSFLILSLIGILFVISLYETYLTPSIMKWITPMLLSV from the coding sequence ATGAATATGCAGTATTACTTGAAAGAGCATCTCTCTCTCTATATCTTTGTTTCGGTATTATTTTTAATGGGTATTATTTTTGGAGCGTTGATGGTAAATGCATTATCATTTGAGCAAACAGAGGACATGTCAAGTTATCTTGGAAGTTTTTTTAAAATGATAAATCAGGAAACGGATTTAAGCAGTAAACAGCTCTTACAGGAAACCTTTGGCTTACACTTGAAATGGATGCTTTTAATTTGGGTACTAGGTTTATCAGTAATTGGGTTACCATTTATTCTAATTCTTGATTTTTTAAAAGGTGTTCTGATCGGTTTTACGACTGGGTATATTGTTGGTGAACTTTCATGGGATGGGTTTCTATTTGCACTTGTATCTATTGCGCCTCAAAATTTGATTATTGTCCCAGTCATTATTATCGCTAGTGTATCGGGAATTTCCTTTTCTATTTATTTAATTAAAAACCGTTTCCTGCAAAAAAGAGGGAATATGTCAAAACCCTTTATGACGTATTCATTTTTAATATTATCTTTAATAGGTATTCTTTTCGTCATATCCTTATATGAAACGTATTTAACTCCTTCAATTATGAAATGGATCACCCCGATGTTATTGTCTGTTTGA
- a CDS encoding Fur family transcriptional regulator, translated as MEARIEKIKQQLQAQGYKLTPQREATVRVLLENEEDHLSAEDVYMLVKDKAPEIGLATVYRTLELLNELHVVEKMNFGDGVARYDLRNNDKNHHHHHLICVQCGAVDEIMEDWLGPLEERLAKEYNFKVIDHRLDFQGICHRCNEKQ; from the coding sequence ATGGAGGCGCGGATTGAAAAAATCAAACAGCAGTTACAAGCTCAAGGTTATAAATTAACACCTCAACGTGAAGCAACTGTTCGCGTTTTATTAGAAAATGAAGAGGATCATTTAAGCGCTGAAGATGTATACATGCTCGTGAAGGATAAGGCCCCCGAAATTGGTCTTGCTACTGTTTATCGCACTTTGGAACTTCTGAATGAATTACATGTAGTTGAGAAAATGAATTTTGGTGATGGTGTTGCAAGGTATGATCTAAGAAATAATGATAAAAATCACCACCATCATCATCTCATATGTGTTCAATGTGGAGCAGTAGATGAAATTATGGAAGATTGGTTAGGTCCTTTAGAGGAGAGACTTGCTAAAGAGTATAACTTTAAAGTTATTGATCATCGCCTTGATTTTCAAGGTATATGTCATCGCTGTAATGAAAAACAATAA
- the ald gene encoding alanine dehydrogenase, which produces MIIGVPKEVKVNENRVSLTPAGAGMLTQSGHQVFLEKGAGENSGFLDEDYIQEGVNILPTAHDVWSKAEMIIKVKEPLPSEYELFQENQVVFTYLHLAAAGDLTDHLLQKNVTSIAYETIQLPTGELPLLTPMSEVAGRMSVQVGAQFLENYYGGRGVLLGGVPGVPPGDVCIIGGGVVGTNAAKMALGMGASVVIVEKSAQRMRQLDDLFNGRVRTLMSNPYNILSAVQKADLLIGAVLIPGARAPKLVTEDMVKQMKNGAVVVDVAVDQGGTIETIDRVTSHSEPTYEKYGVIHYAVANMPGAVPRTSTLALTNVTMPYVMELANKGFDQAIKENQALKLGVNTYKGKLTYKAVADAVDHPFNPLDEIL; this is translated from the coding sequence GTGATCATCGGAGTGCCAAAAGAGGTAAAAGTAAATGAAAATCGTGTGTCTTTAACACCTGCAGGTGCAGGAATGCTGACGCAATCAGGTCATCAAGTCTTCTTGGAAAAAGGAGCAGGAGAAAATAGCGGTTTCTTAGATGAAGATTATATTCAAGAAGGGGTTAATATTTTACCTACTGCTCATGACGTATGGTCTAAGGCAGAAATGATTATTAAAGTAAAAGAACCTCTTCCCTCAGAATATGAATTATTTCAAGAAAATCAAGTTGTATTTACATATTTGCACCTTGCAGCTGCTGGTGATTTAACAGATCATTTATTACAAAAAAACGTAACTTCAATCGCTTATGAAACCATTCAATTACCAACGGGTGAATTACCTTTATTAACTCCAATGAGTGAAGTCGCAGGGAGAATGTCTGTTCAAGTTGGGGCGCAGTTTTTAGAAAATTACTATGGCGGACGAGGTGTTCTTTTAGGTGGTGTACCAGGAGTTCCACCAGGTGATGTGTGTATTATTGGAGGAGGTGTTGTTGGTACAAATGCAGCCAAAATGGCATTAGGTATGGGGGCAAGTGTAGTTATAGTCGAAAAAAGTGCGCAACGAATGAGACAATTAGATGATTTATTTAATGGAAGAGTCCGTACATTAATGTCCAATCCATACAATATTTTAAGTGCTGTTCAAAAAGCAGATTTATTAATCGGCGCTGTATTAATACCAGGAGCACGTGCCCCTAAATTAGTAACAGAAGATATGGTAAAACAAATGAAAAATGGTGCAGTTGTAGTTGATGTTGCAGTGGATCAGGGTGGCACGATTGAGACGATCGACCGAGTAACTTCTCATAGTGAACCGACTTATGAAAAATATGGGGTTATTCATTATGCTGTTGCTAATATGCCTGGTGCCGTACCAAGAACATCAACATTAGCTTTAACCAATGTGACAATGCCATATGTTATGGAACTAGCTAATAAAGGATTTGATCAAGCAATTAAAGAAAACCAAGCATTAAAATTAGGTGTGAATACTTATAAAGGAAAATTAACTTATAAAGCTGTTGCAGATGCTGTTGATCACCCTTTCAATCCATTAGATGAAATCCTATAA
- a CDS encoding methyl-accepting chemotaxis protein has protein sequence MNGDLKRNLDDIESAKETMREQKSLVQGLVDHSNDVAVHASDVMEKVGNIKLLSSHTVNLSQEGEKQIEQTVAQMEQINQRTEDIAKKMNTLTELSTDILQVVDVLQQIASQTKLLSLNAAIEAARAGDHGRGFGVVASEVRKLAESSEKSSKEVESIISQITKEINDLVKETNNSEKDTEKGKTDVENAKQKFLMIQSAVDTLSKDNEEVFLKATAMNEISVTISELSKPIADNRERISQGVDAAVNIAEICEVKTT, from the coding sequence ATGAACGGAGATCTTAAAAGAAATTTAGATGATATCGAAAGTGCTAAGGAAACGATGAGGGAACAAAAGAGTCTTGTTCAAGGTTTGGTGGATCATTCTAATGACGTTGCTGTCCATGCTTCCGATGTAATGGAAAAGGTAGGGAACATTAAATTATTATCTTCCCATACTGTTAATTTATCACAAGAAGGAGAGAAGCAAATTGAACAAACGGTAGCTCAAATGGAGCAAATAAATCAGAGAACAGAAGATATTGCAAAAAAGATGAATACTTTAACAGAGCTTTCTACAGATATATTACAAGTGGTTGATGTATTACAGCAGATTGCATCTCAGACAAAGTTATTATCACTAAATGCTGCAATAGAAGCTGCACGAGCAGGAGATCATGGAAGAGGTTTTGGTGTAGTTGCTTCTGAAGTGCGAAAACTAGCAGAAAGTAGTGAGAAATCTTCAAAAGAAGTTGAAAGTATAATCAGTCAGATTACAAAAGAAATTAATGATCTAGTAAAAGAAACAAATAATAGTGAGAAAGATACTGAGAAGGGCAAAACAGATGTTGAAAATGCAAAACAAAAATTCCTAATGATTCAATCCGCAGTTGACACATTAAGCAAAGATAACGAGGAAGTGTTTCTGAAAGCTACAGCGATGAACGAAATTAGTGTAACTATTAGTGAATTAAGCAAACCTATCGCTGACAATCGAGAACGGATATCTCAAGGTGTTGACGCAGCTGTGAATATCGCTGAAATATGTGAAGTGAAAACTACATAA
- a CDS encoding enolase C-terminal domain-like protein translates to MITIRDVKTILTAPEKINLVVVKIETSEPELYGLGCATFTQRYLTVQNAIEEYLKPFLIGKDVQRIEDIWQTSMVSGYWRNGPVLNNAISGVDMALWDIKGKLANMPLYQLLGGKCREAAPVYIHADGRTKEEVRENVRSYKEEGYHYIRCQMGLYGGKEQKMIKPDNALDGAYYDPKVYMRDVISLFDYLRSKLGSEIELLHDVHERLAPIDAVRFAKQLEPYNLFFLEDALPPEQIEWFKTIRQHSTTPIAMGELFNNPNEYIPLIKDQLIDFIRIHVSQIGGITPAKKLISLCESFGVRTAWHGPGDLSPVGHAANVHLDISSINFGIQEMNKFNDAIQEVFQGTPEVKNGYVYPNEKPGIGVEINEELAEKYPCTNQLPTWTLARLPDGTSARP, encoded by the coding sequence ATGATCACAATCAGAGATGTAAAAACAATACTAACTGCACCAGAGAAAATTAACCTTGTCGTAGTAAAAATTGAAACTTCTGAGCCAGAATTATATGGTTTAGGGTGTGCTACATTTACGCAAAGATATTTGACGGTTCAAAATGCGATAGAAGAATATTTAAAACCTTTCTTAATTGGAAAAGACGTTCAACGTATAGAGGACATTTGGCAGACATCGATGGTAAGTGGATATTGGAGAAACGGACCAGTTCTAAATAATGCAATATCTGGGGTAGATATGGCGCTTTGGGACATCAAAGGGAAACTTGCAAATATGCCATTGTATCAATTATTAGGTGGTAAATGTCGAGAAGCTGCCCCTGTATATATACATGCTGATGGAAGAACAAAAGAAGAAGTAAGAGAAAATGTTCGTTCATACAAGGAAGAAGGATATCATTATATTCGATGTCAGATGGGTCTGTATGGTGGAAAAGAACAGAAAATGATTAAACCAGATAATGCACTCGATGGAGCTTATTATGACCCTAAGGTTTACATGAGGGATGTAATTAGCTTATTTGATTATTTAAGATCTAAACTCGGTTCAGAGATTGAGCTATTGCATGATGTTCATGAACGTTTAGCTCCCATAGATGCGGTTAGATTTGCAAAACAGCTAGAACCATACAATCTATTTTTTTTAGAAGATGCTTTACCACCTGAACAAATAGAATGGTTTAAAACGATTCGTCAGCATAGTACAACACCAATTGCTATGGGTGAGTTATTTAATAATCCAAATGAGTATATTCCATTAATTAAAGATCAATTAATTGATTTTATTCGTATTCATGTGAGTCAAATAGGTGGAATTACACCAGCTAAAAAATTAATATCATTATGTGAGTCGTTTGGGGTAAGAACGGCCTGGCATGGACCTGGCGATCTATCCCCAGTTGGACATGCTGCAAATGTACATCTTGATATCAGTAGTATAAATTTTGGAATACAAGAGATGAATAAATTTAATGATGCCATCCAAGAAGTATTCCAAGGTACTCCAGAAGTAAAAAATGGTTATGTATATCCGAATGAAAAGCCGGGTATTGGTGTTGAAATAAATGAAGAACTAGCAGAAAAATATCCATGTACAAATCAGCTGCCAACTTGGACTTTAGCAAGGTTACCAGATGGGACTTCTGCTCGTCCTTAA